The Gloeobacter morelensis MG652769 genome contains the following window.
CGTCTGGAGCGCTTCGGTGCGGCGCGGCGGCTGTACGAGCGGCGCACCGGGCAGATTGCCAACGCCCGGGTGGCGGTGTTTTTGATCGCCGTGGCCTTTTTGATCGTGGGACTTGCCGACCGCAACGCTTTGCAACCGCTGATGCTCACCCTGGCGGCCGCCGCCGCCGTAGGCTTCGTTGGGTTGCTAGTCCTGTTTGGGCGCAACGCAGGGAAAATGCGGCGCCTCGAAGCGCTGGAGGAGGAGAATCGCGAAGCCCTCGCCCGCCACCGCCGCGACTGGCAGGCCGCACCGGTGCCCACCACGCCCGAATTTGCCGAGCAAGTCACTTTCGCGCGCGATCTGGACCTGTTCGGGCGCGCCTCGCTGTTTCAACTGACCTGCACCGCCCACACCCCGATGGGCCTGAGGCTGCTGGCGCGCTGGCTGGTCGAACCGGCCGAGCCGACGGTGATTGCCGGGCGGCAGCGGGCGATTGCCGATCTGGCCCCCCTGCTCGACTGGCGGCAGGATCTGGCAGCCGCCGGGCGGCCCCTTACCCAGAAGCCTCCTGACCCGGCGTCCTTCGTAGCCTGGGCGGAGGATCCATCCTGGCTGGCTGGGCGACCCTGGCTTGTCTGGGTGGCGCGGCTGACAGCCGCTGCCACGGTAGCGCTCATTGCTCTGCAGGTGGCGGAAGTTTCGGCCTTGCCGCTGTGGCTCGGGCCTTTGACACTCAATATTATATTGAGTGTCATATATACCGATACGATACATCGAATTTTTGCGGCGGTTTCCAACCGCTCCGGCAGCGTGCGCGCCTACGCGGGGCTCTTTGCGGCGCTGTCGCGCCTTGAAAGCCGCGACGCAACCCTCAAATCCCTGCAGAGCGAAAGCCTGAATGCCGAGCGTCGCCTGCGCAGGCTCGATACGATCGTGGGCTACTCGGATCTGCGCTTCTCGCAACTGATCTATCTGGCGGTGCAGTGGATTACCCTCTGGGACGTACATGTGCTGAGCTTTCTTGAAAGCTGGCGGCGGCAATCGGGGAACCGGGTGCGCAGCTGGCTTGAAGCGCTCGCCCAAATCG
Protein-coding sequences here:
- a CDS encoding MutS family DNA mismatch repair protein; this encodes MDLQAEKGSIETTYRERLERFGAARRLYERRTGQIANARVAVFLIAVAFLIVGLADRNALQPLMLTLAAAAAVGFVGLLVLFGRNAGKMRRLEALEEENREALARHRRDWQAAPVPTTPEFAEQVTFARDLDLFGRASLFQLTCTAHTPMGLRLLARWLVEPAEPTVIAGRQRAIADLAPLLDWRQDLAAAGRPLTQKPPDPASFVAWAEDPSWLAGRPWLVWVARLTAAATVALIALQVAEVSALPLWLGPLTLNIILSVIYTDTIHRIFAAVSNRSGSVRAYAGLFAALSRLESRDATLKSLQSESLNAERRLRRLDTIVGYSDLRFSQLIYLAVQWITLWDVHVLSFLESWRRQSGNRVRSWLEALAQIEALASLASLAHDQPEWVFAEIDTRLQVIAAGQLGHPLIGEAARVANDVTLGPPGTFLLVTGSNMSGKSTLLRSIGLNVVLALAGAPVCARSLTLPPVTLKTSMRVQDSLASGLSFYMAELQRLKEVVDAARPAERPLLYLLDEILLGTNSAERQVAVRRVLTFLLDRGALGAISTHDLALADLPELAAAARTVHFREHFAAGAAGPVMTFDYRMRPGVAPTTNALKLLELVGLGAPENNRPDDRTNV